One segment of Setaria viridis chromosome 4, Setaria_viridis_v4.0, whole genome shotgun sequence DNA contains the following:
- the LOC117853210 gene encoding uncharacterized protein — protein sequence MQRKQPPMATRPSPRSSDGTRPRSKSGAGRPPSSPRSSDPSRPSTGRSAAASDKPLPSFLRPTVSSSLHSSSSSSSLVSPSSSSSSSKGAAATARRSADKAPAQPLGALRPITPKDKDKAPAAASASSSTTRWSAVSPRQLMQKASNALRATSKSHGKRSKEAAASGKGGAKGEAARARSQQPETPAEPSPAVTPVDSEEPVLYEPEGGVQDEEHVATSSREAVSTDIATVEERDHEEQAVEVEKTILEEPEAVKEAPPEPQLQEEKPQSSAVAETEAESQKNAEDESPAVVVEEAAVKEAATPVGQDEPATSTVAEKVVEETKAEERQQENALKPEEITENSETSVISDEQSNEERNVISEELSKEGSSMISEERPKEASSLISEELKEEPSVISEEQEEANPAPIQKHEEVAEEAKVAAGSSASAPTTPLKEAADDDGDEEAVAKQVSASEPVTPVAEAISKSKAVIETQQSASAPVTPVNAAKKSGPSKPQATIPEESAAMAFKGRKVKTAMEKRSDEEQPKKKEVARSNDVLEEAKSKLMEKRKSKVKALVGAFETVMDSPRAS from the coding sequence ATGCAGCGGAAGCAGCCGCCCATGGCCACACGGCCGTCGCCGCGGTCGAGCGACGGCACGCGCCCAAGAAGCAAGAGCGGGGCCGGCAGGCCACCGTCGAGCCCGCGCAGCTCAGACCCGTCGCGCCCGTCCACGGGCCGCTCGGCTGCGGCTTCCGACAAGCCGTTGCCGTCGTTCCTCCGCCCCACCGTGAGCTCGTCGCTGCACAGCTCCtcgtcctcttcttccttggtgtcgccctcctcctcctcctccagctccaagggcgccgccgccacggcgaggCGGTCCGCCGACAAGGCCCCGGCGCAGCCGCTGGGCGCGCTGCGGCCGATCACTCCCAAGGACAAGGACaaggcgcccgcggcggcgtcggcgtcgtcatCCACGACGCGATGGTCCGCGGTGTCGCCTAGGCAGCTGATGCAAAAGGCGTCCAACGCCCTCAGAGCCACCAGCAAGTCCCACGGCAAGAGAagcaaggaggcggcggcgtccggcaaGGGCGGAGCCAAAGGCGAGGCGGCGAGAGCACGGTCCCAGCAGCCCGAGACGCCCGCCGAgccgtcgccggccgtgacCCCCGTGGACTCGGAGGAGCCTGTCCTGTACGAGCCTGAAGGTGGTGTTCAAGATGAAGAGCACGTAGCGACGTCGTCGCGGGAGGCTGTCAGTACTGACATCGCCACcgtggaggagagagatcaCGAAGAGCAGGCCGTCGAGGTGGAGAAGACCATACTGGAGGAGCCTGAGGCTGTGAAGGaagcgccgccggagccgcagcTGCAAGAAGAGAAGCCGCAAAGCAGTGCGGTTGCGGAGACAGAGGCGGAGTCCCAGAAGAATGCAGAGGATGAGTCGCCGGCCGTCGTCGTAGAAGAAGCCGCGGTGAAGGAGGCAGCAACACCGGTGGGACAAGACGAGCCGGCCACCAGCACAGTGGCAGAGAAGGTCGTCGAAGAGACGAAGGCCGAGGAGAGGCAACAGGAAAATGCTCTGAAACCAGAAGAGATCACAGAGAACTCTGAAACGAGCGTGATCTCTGATGAACAATCAAACGAAGAAAGAAATGTGATATCTGAAGAACTGTCAAAGGAAGGAAGCAGCATGATCTCTGAAGAACGGCCAAAGGAAGCAAGCAGCTTAATCTctgaagaactcaaggaggAACCGAGCGTGATCTCTGAAGAACAAGAGGAAGCAAATCCTGCGCCTATCCAGAAGCACGAGGAGGTGGCCGAGGAGGCTAAAGTGGCTGCTGGATCGAGCGCGTCAGCCCCGACAACGCCACTGAAAGAAGCAgctgacgacgacggcgacgaggaggcagTGGCCAAACAGGTGAGCGCTTCGGAGCCCGTAACGCCGGTTGCAGAAGCCATCAGCAAGAGCAAGGCGGTGATCGAGACGCAGCAGAGCGCATCGGCGCCAGTGACGCCGGTGAACGCCGCCAAGAAGAGCGGCCCATCAAAGCCGCAGGCGACGATCCCCGAGGagtcggcggcgatggcgttcAAGGGGCGCAAGGTGAAGACGGCCATGGAGAAGCGGTCGGACGAGGAGCAGCCCAAGAAGAAGGAGGTGGCGCGGAGCAACGACGTGCTCGAGGAGGCCAAGAGCAAGCTgatggagaagaggaagagcaaGGTGAAGGCGCTGGTGGGCGCGTTCGAGACCGTCATGGACAGCCCCCGGGCAAGTTGA
- the LOC117852972 gene encoding uncharacterized protein, whose amino-acid sequence MDESSSRSAAPIGFLRRGTGISLRNQNNEDRPSQYNNRPGKSTNLNPVKARFSENKEKPRYLQGPFHSSGSKASSVSSSKAPVRKYHDERQKRPFLAEADIAESSNRRTEVRRLQCGKKAVANEHRHPYTQKSTSGGSSSSTFTESSSTFTEGGLPEEHDLGVLDFSVSSRSSARTIDSGNTALSGMEGRQKDREELSSGRHQGASTFVNRRTVPQSFTTGAKLSSAPGTTSTALQRRGLKSLGCTSISDVLPSGCSSSDSVHNRRVKVTKKRTSDAGSSSRSRGINEQSNLGQPRASLPRARAAEQSARTNSTSVQDSTDSVRTRRPSTLHARERMPGEREDGVFALRETATRVCRPERGHFPTDDISPQRLARPFYGELPHAVYSSNRQGSSSRTARRRSPSHPEERPQQMFHGLFGERDGYRHINMEGIAEVLLALDRIEHDDDLTYEQLLVLETNLLLSGLGLHDQHQDMRLDIDNMSYEELLALEEHIGSVSTALTEEQFAKCINQSVYEARNSDGDGNNIEVDDVKCSICQEEYVEGEEIGRMQCEHQYHVCCIHEWLRQKNWCPICKASAIPSEVDKGDA is encoded by the exons ATGGACGAATCTTCCAGTAGGTCCGCTGCCCCAATTGGGTTTCTTAGAAGAGGCACTGGCATTTCCTTGAGAAATCAAAACAATGAGGATAGGCCAAGCCAATACAACAATAGGCCAGGGAAGAGTACAAATCTCAATCCTGTGAAAGCCCGATTCTCTGAAAATAAGGAGAAGCCAAGGTATTTACAAGGTCCATTCCATTCATCAGGCTCCAAGGCCTCATCTGTGAGCTCTTCAAAAGCTCCTGTTAGAAAATATCATGATGAAAGGCAAAAAAGGCCCTTTTTGGCAGAGGCAGACATTGCTGAAAGCAGCAACAGAAGAACTGAAGTCAGACGTCTACAATGTGGCAAGAAAGCTGTTGCTAATGAACATAGGCATCCATACACACAGAAGAGTACATCAGGAGGTTCGTCATCCTCAACATTTACTGAATCATCCTCAACATTTACTGAAGGAGGCTTGCCAGAAGAACATGATCTTGGAGTTTTAGACTTTTCTGTTTCTTCAAGGAGTTCTGCACGTACTATTGATTCTGGAAATACTGCATTGAGTGGTATGGAAGGTAGACAAAAGGATAGAGAAGAATTGAGTTCAGGTAGACATCAAGGTGCTTCCACTTTTGTTAATCGGCGTACTGTACCTCAAAGTTTCACCACTGGTGCCAAGTTATCAAGTGCCCCTGGTACCACCAGCACTGCACTGCAGAGACGTGGTCTAAAAAGCCTTGGTTGCACTTCAATATCTGATGTTTTGCCTTCaggttgttcttcttctgattCTGTTCACAATAGGAGGGTCAAAGTTACGAAGAAGAGAACTTCAGATGCAGGAAGTTCTTCAAGATCAAGGGGAATAAATGAACAATCTAATTTAGGTCAGCCACGTGCTAGTTTGCCTAGAGCTAGAGCTGCTGAACAATCAGCAAGGACCAATAGCACAAGTGTTCAGGATTCCACAGATTCAGTAAGGACTAGACGACCTTCTACTCTGCATGCCAGGGAGAGGATGCCGGGTGAAAGAGAGGACGGTGTATTTGCTCTTCGTGAGACTGCTACGAGGGTTTGTCGTCCAGAAAGAGGTCATTTTCCCACGGATGACATTTCCCCACAGAGACTAGCAAGACCCTTTTATGGAGAATTGCCTCATGCAGTTTATTCATCTAATCGTCAAGGCTCAAGTAGTCGGACAGCAAGGAGAAGGTCTCCTTCTCATCCTGAAGAAAGGCCTCAACAAATGTTCCACGGTCTTTTTGGGGAGAGAGATGGCTACAGACACATAAACATGGAAGGAATTGCAGAG GTGTTGCTAGCATTGGATAGGattgaacatgatgatgatttgacTTACGAG CAATTGCTGGTGTTGGAAACTAATCTTCTTCTGAGTGGCCTTGGCTTGCATGATCAGCACCAAGATATGAGATTGGATATCGACAATATGTCGTATGAG GAACTACTAGCTTTGGAAGAGCATATTGGCTCAGTGAGTACTGCCCTTACTGAAGAGCAATTTGCCAAGTGTATCAACCAAAGTGTGTATGAAGCAAGAAATTCAGATGGAGATGGGAACAACATTGAAGTAGATGATGTCAAATGTAGCATATGTCAG GAGGAATACGTTGAAGGTGAAGAGATTGGTAGGATGCAATGTGAACATCAGTACCATGTGTGCTGCATTCACGAATGGCTAAGGCAGAAGAACTGGTGTCCAATATGCAAAGCTTCAGCAATACCATCAGAGGTGGACAAGGGAGACGCGTGA
- the LOC117853029 gene encoding peroxidase 16: MRSWRPSPSPLRQSMVAVVVVMAATAWCAAAQAAQLSQSYYASTCPNVETLVRGAVTQKLQETFNAAPGTLRLFFHDCFVRGCDASVLLSGPDDEHSAGADTTLSPDALDLITRAKAAVDGDAQCANKVSCADILALAARDVVSQTGGPYYQVELGRLDGKVGTRAVVKHSLPGAGFDLDQLNTLFAANGLTQTDMIALSGGHTIGVTHCDKFVRRLYPFKGSRGGAGGAGPPMNLYFLRQMRQTCPLNYSPSAFAMLDAVTPRKFDNGYYQTLQQMKGLLASDQVLFADRRSRATVNYFAANQTAFFDAFVAAMAKLGRVGVKTGSDGEIRRVCTKVN, from the exons ATGAGGTCGTggaggccgtcgccgtcgccgttgcGGCAAAGCATGGTTGCGGTGGTCGTAGTGATGGCCGCGACGGCGTGGTGCGCGGCGGCGCAAGCGGCGCAGCTGAGCCAGAGCTACTACGCGTCGACGTGCCCCAACGTGGAGACCCTTGTCCGCGGCGCCGTCACCCAGAAGCTGCAGGAGACCTTCAACGCCGCGCCGGGCACGCTCCGCctcttcttccacgactgcttcgtcagg GGCTGCGACGCGTCGGTGCTGCTGTCGGGCCCCGACGACGAGCacagcgccggcgccgacacGACGCTGTCCCCGGACGCGCTGGACCTCATCACCCGCGCCAAggccgccgtcgacggcgacgcgcAGTGCGCCAACAaggtctcctgcgccgacatcctcgccctcgccgcccgcgacgTCGTCTCCCAG ACGGGCGGGCCGTACTACCAGGTGGAGCTGGGGCGGCTTGACGGCAAGGTGGGCACGCGCGCCGTGGTGAAGCACagcctccccggcgccggctTCGACCTGGACCAGCTCAACACCCTCTTCGCCGCCAACGGCCTCACCCAGACCGACATGATCGCGCTCTCAG GTGGGCACACGATCGGCGTGACGCACTGCGACAAGTTCGTGCGGCGGCTGTACCCGTTCAAGGGCTcccgaggcggcgccggcggtgcggGGCCGCCGATGAACCTCTACTTCCTGCGGCAGATGCGGCAGACGTGCCCGCTCAACTACAGCCCGTCGGCGTTCGCGATGCTGGACGCCGTGACGCCGCGCAAGTTCGACAACGGCTACTACCAGACGCTGCAGCAGATGAAGGGCCTGCTCGCCTCCGACCAGGTCCTCTTCGCCGaccgccgctcccgcgccaCCGTCAACTACTTCGCCGCAAACCAGACCGCCTTCTTCGACGCCttcgtcgccgccatggccaagcTCGGCCGCGTCGGCGTCAAGACCGGATCCGACGGCGAGATCCGCCGGGTCTGCACCAAGGTCAACTAG